From the Trifolium pratense cultivar HEN17-A07 linkage group LG4, ARS_RC_1.1, whole genome shotgun sequence genome, the window AGTTGATCTTCGAATTCATTTGTTGAAAACACAGGCAAAAATGGTATTAGACAACTTAAATATAAGaagagaaattttttatatgtattttgctccaaactttaaattaaatattttttattcaaatttgaaGGAGTACATATAAAGAAAAATCACACACAAGGAAAATCAAACTAAAACTCGTTCACCGGATACACACTAGTTAGTATTGTTTAAGCCAATGAAAAGTCACATACAAgaaaaatcaaactaaaatcCATTCATCGGATACACACTTACTAGTATTATTTAAGCAATCTTTATTGTAGGGTCATAATCCTCGTTAAAATCTGGCCTAATACCTTCCAAGGCAAgcaaattaacaaattaatactaataaCAACTTATGACCTTTAAGAAAAATTGTCTAATCAGGCATCACGAAAGGGATTGACCTTTGGAAAGTGACTTACCTTAGACAGTTTAGGCTTTTGATTTGACAGTTGGGAATGAGCTTTCACTATCACTAAAGGATCGATTCTTGTTATGCCAATTAATACTCAGTCCTCTAGGCTGGCTCAATAGACCGAAATCAAGGAGATATTTCGGGGAGAAACACAGCTTTTAGTGCCTCGGTGCGCGCATGCGTGCGTGCGCACGTGTACGCATGCACGGAGTCCCATTTTAGtgtctttaaaaaaaacatttctcataacaaaaaaaattgccaCATTACTATCAAAGTTTACACCAAAAAAACGGCCACATAAGAATGGATCATATCCATAAGTTTTTGTTGGCCATAGGCCATGGACAGTGAAATAATTAAGTTGTTGGGTATTTGGTGCATGTTTCCTCCCTGCATAGTGCAGGTGGCCATTGTAAGGAAAGGGCGAGATAATCATATATGTATGCTCTTGACATTGAGAGCATAATAGTGAGGATGAGAGTAAGCAAGAAGGATTTTAAAGACATTTTGATGAATGATGAAATGCTTTTCGATTTTTTAAAGACTtcagtggcggaaccaggaaATAACATTTGGGAGGGgcatcaaaaaaattataatatataaattaaacaaaaagttatatttcattcaaaaacttaagtaataaaaaatacaaatttgatcataaaaaaattaaattgcataCCCTAAATAATATTCTACTCGTACCAAGTGACTTGGAATTATTAATGGTTTactttaaacaaaaatttgcacaaagtttttttttctaacaGTTAATACTTGCACAAAGttgatcataaaaaaattatatatttgatatatgtaTTCTTCgtgtgacattttttttttctttcttattttttacaAGTTGATTCATGCATGATTcattaatattgtatttttagtttttacattTCCACAAATAATCCATAATAAGAtagtaataattattattattagtaaacCAATAAACTATGCCCTTCATTAATGCCTAATTATCTTTCAAACGTTTACCtcatatctataatctataatatgaataaagccaaaattatttgtctttctctctcctcttctCTGTCATTCTCAATCCTCAtgcatttgatattaaatactattattacaataattaataattaaattaatatattttataaacaattcatatttgattaaaaattcccttattttgaaattaatatattattttcgtgcaagtttttttataaaagttcttttttttttcaaatataaattaaaataataatagattttaaaatattttataataaatttcgaaattattattattgttgttattattttattggaaggaattattattattttttatattctactatttttattattattttatattttataatgaaatgcctattaataaaaatataaaataatattctactgttattattttatattttatattttatattttttgataaacgccaatgcacaattttgatcactaatatttttaattgcctattaataaaattaaaaaaaattcataaaaaaatttataaaaatttaatattttaaaaatattcatcaaaacaaattgaacaaaatcttatatgttaataattatatttatatattattaaaaaatacaatcaaaacaagataaatgaatagcgTATTTTTGTTAAACATAGTTTTATAATTAGCGATATTTTTTAGtctaaaaaaagtaaaaagaaaaaaaaatttattgagcttatccataaaattatatactccctccggtcctttttataaggaacacttagggcaaaaaatttggtccttttaataagaaactttgaccaattttcaaatgttttaaatgttcaatttcacttatgcccttatttattatgagagagaatttaaaaataagtaagttagttgaataaagagtaattaaataagggtatacatggaataaattaaaatttataagagtattaaatgaaaataactatgttaaatgtgcttcattggtctttgtgattttttatttttaataatcacTTTCCTCATTTTTCATGccatatgcataaaaaaataaaaaataataataaacatattTAAAGCGACCATCGTTTTTTAGAACGCCTTGAACCATTCTCGGGATTGAGTTTCTGCGGTGCTAATAGCAATTTCTTCATCCTTCCGACGGATTACATTCTCGGTAAGCAATTTCTTCATCACAACCAATTTCCATCTTGCAACCCTTTCATATTGATTCTGCGgtgtttgtttttggtttttcattGGTGTTTTGTTTATATCATACTGCATCTTTGTTTTGTAGTTTCGCTTTTTCCGgttattgataataatttgtggttcaaaaaacaattttgataATATCCTAAACAGAACTGGAATTTCTTTCATTCGTAGGTTATCGTTGCAATTAAGGTAGGAGATGGCGAAAAAATCTGTGTCTGGGACAAATGAAAAGGTCAGCAACTATATACATGATGATATTGTCTTCTCCATTTTATCAAAATTGCCTCTTAAATCTTTGAAGCGATTTGGATGTGTGCGCAAATCATGGTCTCTCTTATTTGAAAACCCTCTTTTCATGAACATGTTCCGCAACAATTTTTTGTCTAAAGACACTTCTTATTGCCACAATGCATCTTTCCTCCTACAACGGCGGATACCAAACATATTCGCAAATGACTTGCATTCTCTTTCTGGTGAGAGATTTGAGAATAGGGTCGAATTAAATTTACCAGATCCGTTTCAAGATGATGATCTCTGCCGTCTCTATCTGtttgatattttaaatgtgAGCAGTACTAATGAATTCATTTGTGTCTGTTGTCATCTTCGTGATAAAAGATTTGCTCTAAATGTTATTCCTCGACGCCCCCTACGGAGGATTAGGTTTGGTAATAGATTTGCACTATGGAATCCAACTACGGATGAATTCAAGGTTATTCCTCAAAGCCCAGCTCAGTTTAAACCGTTTGCTACAAATGTTAGTCATGATGTGATTAATTTTAATGCGGGCAGTTTTGTTTATGGATTTGGCTACGACCGTGTTATACATGACTACAAGGTGCTTCATCAAGTCCAATTTTCAGCCCCACTGTTGTTTCCGGACAGTGGTTATGTGCCATTGGAAAATATATCTTTAGAACCTGTATGGGAGATATATAGCTTAAGAAGCAACTCTTGGAGAAAACTTGATATCGTTATGCCTACAACTGGCGGGTTTGATAATGAAGCCAGAGTGTCCATTGATGGAGTGTGTCATTGGTGGTCCTGGGACAATACTGGATCGTTTTTGGTGTCGTTTGACTTGAGCAATGAGGTGTTTTGTACCACACCCATACCCGCAGACATAGgtaataattttgata encodes:
- the LOC123920853 gene encoding F-box/kelch-repeat protein At3g06240-like encodes the protein MAKKSVSGTNEKVSNYIHDDIVFSILSKLPLKSLKRFGCVRKSWSLLFENPLFMNMFRNNFLSKDTSYCHNASFLLQRRIPNIFANDLHSLSGERFENRVELNLPDPFQDDDLCRLYLFDILNVSSTNEFICVCCHLRDKRFALNVIPRRPLRRIRFGNRFALWNPTTDEFKVIPQSPAQFKPFATNVSHDVINFNAGSFVYGFGYDRVIHDYKVLHQVQFSAPLLFPDSGYVPLENISLEPVWEIYSLRSNSWRKLDIVMPTTGGFDNEARVSIDGVCHWWSWDNTGSFLVSFDLSNEVFCTTPIPADIGNNFDNGCLWRHLVVLNGSIALVTYQTQMTLFNISILGELSVKESWIKLFIVGPLPCIEFPFGVVKGKIFFVREDKEIAWFDLSTQMIEELGVKAESGINCHIVIYWKNFLPIDGINK